Proteins from one Pseudostreptobacillus hongkongensis genomic window:
- a CDS encoding DUF2264 domain-containing protein — MEFEKNKFSFKTKKDIEKSLLDTIYPLSKLYLINGRLDLGSSGSIYKKDTRNIEAFLRILWGLGPLWSGSSYDDYLDVYINGLTNGTNPKSYDYFGDITDFDQLAVEMAAIVVTLMLNREKIWERLNEKEKFNLTNWLRQINEKKIAKNNWHFFRILVNICLKQLGVDYSEDRLSEDLNIINSFYVGNGWYYDGVENQRDYYISWAFHYYGLIYYKFMKDSEPLMSNIFKERAIEFSKSYLYMFDKNGNGVPFGRSLTYRFAQSAFWAALVFADIEAIPWAQIKYMYMKNMSSWYDKNIFTIDGVLSIGYSYQNLLMSEGYNAPGSPYWAFKSYLILAVKDDHKFWDVEMEKPDDIKEQYLNVEGRCMYIHTNNSNHVQMFPFGQDIKYQPHGAAKYSKFVYSTLFGFSVPKSTYYYYESALDNVLSVSEDGVYFRPKVKDEKFYVNKEYISYKWKPYTDVDIYSTIVPCGDYHVRIHEINTNRKLVIREGGFSIPYYNKDKIQNDKFAKYISEIGTSEIISIEGFESSEVVILEPNTNLLYERTVLPTLISNLEKGKHILISIVGGIPKDNIPVIPIVKHFGNKVSIMKDKKEILIELIN; from the coding sequence ATGGAGTTTGAGAAAAATAAATTTAGCTTTAAGACTAAAAAAGATATAGAAAAAAGTTTGTTAGATACTATATATCCTTTATCAAAACTATATCTTATAAATGGTCGTTTAGATCTTGGAAGTAGTGGAAGTATATACAAGAAAGATACTAGGAATATAGAAGCTTTTTTAAGAATATTATGGGGTCTTGGACCTTTGTGGTCTGGAAGTTCTTATGATGATTATTTAGATGTGTATATTAATGGACTTACAAATGGTACAAATCCTAAAAGTTATGATTATTTTGGTGATATTACTGATTTTGATCAATTAGCTGTAGAAATGGCAGCTATAGTAGTAACTTTGATGTTAAATAGAGAAAAAATATGGGAAAGATTAAATGAGAAAGAAAAATTTAATCTTACTAATTGGTTAAGACAAATAAATGAAAAGAAAATAGCTAAAAACAACTGGCATTTTTTTAGGATCTTAGTTAATATATGCCTTAAACAATTAGGAGTTGATTATTCTGAAGATAGATTAAGTGAAGATTTAAATATTATAAATTCTTTTTATGTTGGTAATGGATGGTATTATGATGGTGTAGAAAATCAGAGAGATTACTATATATCGTGGGCATTTCATTATTATGGACTTATATATTATAAATTTATGAAAGATTCTGAACCTTTAATGTCAAATATATTTAAAGAAAGAGCAATAGAGTTTTCTAAATCTTATTTATATATGTTTGATAAAAATGGAAATGGAGTTCCTTTTGGAAGAAGTTTGACATATAGATTTGCACAAAGTGCTTTTTGGGCAGCTTTAGTATTTGCTGATATAGAGGCTATTCCTTGGGCTCAGATAAAGTATATGTATATGAAAAATATGAGTAGTTGGTATGATAAAAATATTTTTACGATAGATGGAGTATTAAGTATAGGATATTCATATCAAAATTTATTGATGTCAGAAGGGTATAATGCACCAGGTTCACCTTATTGGGCTTTTAAATCATACTTAATATTAGCAGTAAAAGATGATCATAAATTCTGGGATGTTGAAATGGAAAAACCTGATGATATTAAAGAACAATATTTGAATGTTGAAGGTAGATGTATGTACATTCATACAAATAATAGTAATCATGTACAAATGTTTCCCTTTGGTCAAGATATAAAATATCAACCACATGGAGCAGCTAAATATTCAAAATTTGTTTATTCTACATTATTTGGATTTAGTGTGCCTAAGTCTACGTATTATTACTACGAGAGTGCTTTAGATAATGTTTTGTCGGTTTCAGAAGATGGAGTATATTTTAGACCTAAAGTGAAAGATGAAAAATTTTATGTAAATAAAGAATACATTTCATATAAGTGGAAACCTTATACAGATGTAGATATATATTCAACTATAGTTCCTTGTGGAGATTATCATGTTAGAATACATGAAATAAATACTAATAGAAAACTGGTTATTCGTGAAGGTGGATTTAGTATTCCTTATTATAATAAAGATAAAATTCAAAATGATAAATTTGCTAAATATATTTCTGAAATTGGTACAAGTGAAATAATATCAATAGAAGGTTTTGAAAGTTCAGAGGTAGTAATCCTTGAACCTAATACTAATCTTTTGTATGAAAGAACAGTTTTACCAACCCTTATATCCAATTTAGAAAAAGGTAAACATATTTTAATTTCAATAGTAGGAGGAATACCTAAAGATAATATACCAGTTATACCTATTGTCAAGCATTTTGGTAATAAAGTTAGTATAATGAAAGATAAAAAAGAAATTTTAATAGAGTTAATAAATTAA